The following are from one region of the Odontesthes bonariensis isolate fOdoBon6 chromosome 16, fOdoBon6.hap1, whole genome shotgun sequence genome:
- the tcerg1b gene encoding transcription elongation regulator 1 isoform X3 codes for MADQAENETIGFNDNRMAQQAVRFRSPAPAPAPVQTPVLRGPPPLLRPPPPPFGMMRGPPPRPPFARPPFDPNMPPIPPPGAMPPPIGPPHLQRPPFLPPPVGNLPPPPGMLFPPGMPPVPTSGNPALNPAEEIWVENKTPEGKAYYYNARTRESAWSKPEGVKIIQQSELNPLLVAGAAGSGASVGVTAAVSSSSGNTTASTAAAASSTQAPSSTPSRTHTSSPDSITTLSPSVSIAATIVADLAPVPAVTSTVSVSPVTVVTVSTVPSPVTAVQTMPLLPAALPHSVAQPTAAIPAFPPVMVPPFRVPLPGMHIPLPGMLPGMGPPLVSMMHPQLSLSAAPASMAGSLQLPEWSEYKTADGKTYYYNNRTLESTWEKPFALIEKEKEAEKIRERLAQEEAEAMAMEDEENKTENTNNEREEPKEEEMTEEEKAAQKARPIATNPIPGTPWCVVWTGDDRVFFYNPTTRLSMWDRPEELVGRADVDKHIQEPPHKRGLEDSKKIGVSVKEEPEISIATEDNQDEEPSKAKKRKKEDTKEADSEKEAAMEAELRAARERAIVPLEARMTQFREMLLERGVSAFSTWDKELHKIVFDPRYLLLNPKERKQVFDQYVKTRAEEERKEKKNKLMQAKDEFRRMMEEGKLTPRTTFSEFALKHGRDPRFKTIEKMKDREAIFVEFITAMRKREKEDSKSRGEKVKQDFFDLLSDQHIEGSQRWSKVKERLETDPRYKAVESSALREELFKQYMEKQAKSIDIDKERELERQARIEASLREREREVQKARSEQTKEIDREREQHKREEAIQHFKALMSDMVRSSDATWSDTRRNLRKDHRWESASLLEREEKEKLFNEHVEALAKKKKEHFRQLLDETSMITLTTTWKEVKKVIKEDPRCIKFSSSDRKRQREFEDYIKDKYITAKADFRTLLKETKFITYRSRKLIQESEQHLKDVEKILQNDKRYLVLECVPEERRKLIMFYIEDLDRRGPPPPPTASEPTRRSTK; via the exons aGACCTCCATTCCTTCCCCCTCCCGTTGGTAACCTACCACCTCCTCCGGGGATGCTGTTTCCTCCAGGGATGCCCCCTGTTCCTACATCTGGAAACCCTGCACTCAACCCTGCAGAGGAGATCTGGGTAGAGAACAAGACGCCAGAGGGAAAG GCATATTACTACAATGCCCGGACCAGAGAATCAGCATGGAGTAAACCAGAAGGTGTGAAGATCATCCAGCAGTCTGAACTTAACCCCCTTCTTGTTGCGGGGGCTGCAGGTTCAGGTGCAAGTGTGGGGGTGACTGCGGCTGTCAGCTCAAGCAGTGGCAACACGACAGCCAGCACAGCGGCTGCAGCCTCCTCCACTCAGGCGCCATCCTCAACCCCGTCTCGCACACACACCTCCAGTCCGGACTCAATCACCACCCTTTCACCCTCAGTGAGCATTGCAG ccACCATTGTAGCAGACCTCGCCCCTGTTCCCGCAGTGACCTCAACTGTTTCTGTGTCGCCAGTCACCGTGGTGACTGTTTCCACGGTGCCATCACCTGTAACGGCGGTTCAGACCATGCCTCTGCTGCCGGCAGCCCTGCCTCACAGTGTGGCCCAGCCCACCGCAGCCATACCTGCCTTCCCCCCTGTCATGGTGCCACCTTTCAGGGTGCCTTTGCCCGGCATGCACATCCCTCTACCAG GCATGCTCCCTGGTATGGGCCCGCCTTTGGTCTCCATGATGCATCCCCAGCTGTCACTTTCAGCAGCCCCTGCCTCCATGGCCGGATCACTGCAGCTCCCCGAGTGGTCAGAGTACAAAACAGCTGATGGCAAAACTTACTACTACAACAACCGCACACTGGAGTCCACCTGGGAGAAGCCATTTGCCCTCATAGAGAAAG AAAAAGAAGCGGAAAAGATCAGAGAACGTCTTGCCCAGGAGGAAGCCGAGGCGATGGCGATGGAGGATGAGGAAAACAAAACCGAAAACACTAATAATGAGAGAGAG GAGCCTAAAGAAGAAGAGatgacagaagaagaaaaggcaGCTCAGAAAGCCAGACCCATAGCCACCAACCCAATCCCTGGCACACCCTG GTGTGTTGTATGGACGGGCGATGATCGTGTGTTTTTCTACAACCCGACAACACGGCTGTCCATGTGGGACCGTCCCGAGGAGTTGGTTGGTCGAGCTGATGTTGACAAGCACATCCAGGAGCCGCCGCACAAGAGAGGCCTGGAGGATAGCAAGAAGATCG GTGTCAGTGTCAAGGAGGAGCCAGAGATATCCATCGCTACTGAAGATAATCAGGACGAGGAGCCGAGCAaagctaaaaaaagaaa GAAGGAGGACACGAAAGAAGCAGATTCAGAGAAGGAAGCAGCTATGGAGGCAGAGCTCCGAGCCGCCAGAGAAAGGGCTATAGTGCCACTGGAGGCCAGGATGACCCAGTTCAGAGAAATGTTGCTGGAGAGAGGG GTGTCTGCATTCTCAACTTGGGACAAAGAGCTTCACAAGATAGTGTTTGACCCACGTTACCTTCTGCTCAACCCAAAAGAGAGGAAACAG GTTTTTGATCAGTATGTGAAGACGcgagcagaggaggagaggaaggagaagaagaacaaaCTGATGCAGGCCAAAGATGAGTTCAGGAGGATGATGGAGGAGGGGAAGCTCACACCAAG AACAACATTTAGTGAATTTGCTCTGAAGCACGGCAGAGATCCACGATTTAAGACCATAGAGAAGATGAAGGACAGGGAGGCCATCTTCGTGGAATTCATCACCGCCATGAGGAAAAGGGAGAAGGAGGACTCCAAAAGCAGAGGAGAGAAG GTAAAGCAAGACTTTTTTGATCTGCTAAGTGATCAGCACATAGAGGGAAGTCAGCGGTGGAGCAAAGTGAAAGAGAGGCTGGAGACAGACCCACGATACAAGGCTGTGGAGAGCTCTGCACTCAGAGAGGAACTTTTCAAACAGTACATGGAGAAACAGGCCAAG AGCATCGACATTGACAAGGAAAGAGAGCTGGAGCGGCAGGCGCGCATTGAGGCCAGCCTCAGAGAGAGGGAGCGGGAGGTGCAGAAGGCCCGATCAGAACAGACCAAAGAGATCGACCGAGAAAGGGAGCAGCACAAAAGGGAAGAGGCCATCCAGCATTTCAAAGCACTCATGTCTGATATG GTACGCTCTTCAGACGCAACATGGTCAGACACCCGCCGCAATCTGCGTAAGGACCATCGCTGGGAGTCTGCATCTCTGCTGGAgcgagaggagaaggagaagctgTTCAACGAACATGTAGAAGCACtggcaaagaagaagaaagagcatTTCAGACAGCTGCTGGATGAGACCAGCATG ATCACTCTGACAACGACATGGAAAGAGGTGAAGAAGGTCATCAAGGAAGACCCTCGCTGTATAAAGTTCTCCTCCAGTGACAGA AAAAGACAGCGAGAGTTTGAAGACTACATTAAAGACAAATATATTACCGCCAAGGCTGACTTCAGGACCCTGCTAAAGGAGACAAAGTTCATTACTTACAG GTCGAGAAAGCTGATCCAAGAGTCGGAGCAGCATCTGAAAGATGTGGAGAAGATCCTTCAGAACGACAAGCGGTACCTCGTTCTGGAGTGCGTCCCCGAGGAGCGCAGGAAGCTCATCATGTTCTACATCGAAGACTTAGACCGCCGTGGACCACCGCCTCCACCCACCGCCTCTGAGCCCACTCGACGCTCTACTAAGTGA
- the tcerg1b gene encoding transcription elongation regulator 1 isoform X2 produces the protein MADQAENETIGFNDNRMAQQAVRFRSPAPAPAPVQTPVLRGPPPLLRPPPPPFGMMRGPPPRPPFARPPFDPNMPPIPPPGAMPPPIGPPHLQRPPFLPPPVGNLPPPPGMLFPPGMPPVPTSGNPALNPAEEIWVENKTPEGKAYYYNARTRESAWSKPEGVKIIQQSELNPLLVAGAAGSGASVGVTAAVSSSSGNTTASTAAAASSTQAPSSTPSRTHTSSPDSITTLSPSVSIAATIVADLAPVPAVTSTVSVSPVTVVTVSTVPSPVTAVQTMPLLPAALPHSVAQPTAAIPAFPPVMVPPFRVPLPGMHIPLPGVAMMQIVGAPCVKAGPSTNGMLPGMGPPLVSMMHPQLSLSAAPASMAGSLQLPEWSEYKTADGKTYYYNNRTLESTWEKPFALIEKEKEAEKIRERLAQEEAEAMAMEDEENKTENTNNEREPKEEEMTEEEKAAQKARPIATNPIPGTPWCVVWTGDDRVFFYNPTTRLSMWDRPEELVGRADVDKHIQEPPHKRGLEDSKKIGVSVKEEPEISIATEDNQDEEPSKAKKRKKEDTKEADSEKEAAMEAELRAARERAIVPLEARMTQFREMLLERGVSAFSTWDKELHKIVFDPRYLLLNPKERKQVFDQYVKTRAEEERKEKKNKLMQAKDEFRRMMEEGKLTPRTTFSEFALKHGRDPRFKTIEKMKDREAIFVEFITAMRKREKEDSKSRGEKVKQDFFDLLSDQHIEGSQRWSKVKERLETDPRYKAVESSALREELFKQYMEKQAKSIDIDKERELERQARIEASLREREREVQKARSEQTKEIDREREQHKREEAIQHFKALMSDMVRSSDATWSDTRRNLRKDHRWESASLLEREEKEKLFNEHVEALAKKKKEHFRQLLDETSMITLTTTWKEVKKVIKEDPRCIKFSSSDRKRQREFEDYIKDKYITAKADFRTLLKETKFITYRSRKLIQESEQHLKDVEKILQNDKRYLVLECVPEERRKLIMFYIEDLDRRGPPPPPTASEPTRRSTK, from the exons aGACCTCCATTCCTTCCCCCTCCCGTTGGTAACCTACCACCTCCTCCGGGGATGCTGTTTCCTCCAGGGATGCCCCCTGTTCCTACATCTGGAAACCCTGCACTCAACCCTGCAGAGGAGATCTGGGTAGAGAACAAGACGCCAGAGGGAAAG GCATATTACTACAATGCCCGGACCAGAGAATCAGCATGGAGTAAACCAGAAGGTGTGAAGATCATCCAGCAGTCTGAACTTAACCCCCTTCTTGTTGCGGGGGCTGCAGGTTCAGGTGCAAGTGTGGGGGTGACTGCGGCTGTCAGCTCAAGCAGTGGCAACACGACAGCCAGCACAGCGGCTGCAGCCTCCTCCACTCAGGCGCCATCCTCAACCCCGTCTCGCACACACACCTCCAGTCCGGACTCAATCACCACCCTTTCACCCTCAGTGAGCATTGCAG ccACCATTGTAGCAGACCTCGCCCCTGTTCCCGCAGTGACCTCAACTGTTTCTGTGTCGCCAGTCACCGTGGTGACTGTTTCCACGGTGCCATCACCTGTAACGGCGGTTCAGACCATGCCTCTGCTGCCGGCAGCCCTGCCTCACAGTGTGGCCCAGCCCACCGCAGCCATACCTGCCTTCCCCCCTGTCATGGTGCCACCTTTCAGGGTGCCTTTGCCCGGCATGCACATCCCTCTACCAG GTGTAGCAATGATGCAGATAGTAGGTGCACCGTGTGTAAAGGCAGGCCCCAGCACCAACG GCATGCTCCCTGGTATGGGCCCGCCTTTGGTCTCCATGATGCATCCCCAGCTGTCACTTTCAGCAGCCCCTGCCTCCATGGCCGGATCACTGCAGCTCCCCGAGTGGTCAGAGTACAAAACAGCTGATGGCAAAACTTACTACTACAACAACCGCACACTGGAGTCCACCTGGGAGAAGCCATTTGCCCTCATAGAGAAAG AAAAAGAAGCGGAAAAGATCAGAGAACGTCTTGCCCAGGAGGAAGCCGAGGCGATGGCGATGGAGGATGAGGAAAACAAAACCGAAAACACTAATAATGAGAGAGAG CCTAAAGAAGAAGAGatgacagaagaagaaaaggcaGCTCAGAAAGCCAGACCCATAGCCACCAACCCAATCCCTGGCACACCCTG GTGTGTTGTATGGACGGGCGATGATCGTGTGTTTTTCTACAACCCGACAACACGGCTGTCCATGTGGGACCGTCCCGAGGAGTTGGTTGGTCGAGCTGATGTTGACAAGCACATCCAGGAGCCGCCGCACAAGAGAGGCCTGGAGGATAGCAAGAAGATCG GTGTCAGTGTCAAGGAGGAGCCAGAGATATCCATCGCTACTGAAGATAATCAGGACGAGGAGCCGAGCAaagctaaaaaaagaaa GAAGGAGGACACGAAAGAAGCAGATTCAGAGAAGGAAGCAGCTATGGAGGCAGAGCTCCGAGCCGCCAGAGAAAGGGCTATAGTGCCACTGGAGGCCAGGATGACCCAGTTCAGAGAAATGTTGCTGGAGAGAGGG GTGTCTGCATTCTCAACTTGGGACAAAGAGCTTCACAAGATAGTGTTTGACCCACGTTACCTTCTGCTCAACCCAAAAGAGAGGAAACAG GTTTTTGATCAGTATGTGAAGACGcgagcagaggaggagaggaaggagaagaagaacaaaCTGATGCAGGCCAAAGATGAGTTCAGGAGGATGATGGAGGAGGGGAAGCTCACACCAAG AACAACATTTAGTGAATTTGCTCTGAAGCACGGCAGAGATCCACGATTTAAGACCATAGAGAAGATGAAGGACAGGGAGGCCATCTTCGTGGAATTCATCACCGCCATGAGGAAAAGGGAGAAGGAGGACTCCAAAAGCAGAGGAGAGAAG GTAAAGCAAGACTTTTTTGATCTGCTAAGTGATCAGCACATAGAGGGAAGTCAGCGGTGGAGCAAAGTGAAAGAGAGGCTGGAGACAGACCCACGATACAAGGCTGTGGAGAGCTCTGCACTCAGAGAGGAACTTTTCAAACAGTACATGGAGAAACAGGCCAAG AGCATCGACATTGACAAGGAAAGAGAGCTGGAGCGGCAGGCGCGCATTGAGGCCAGCCTCAGAGAGAGGGAGCGGGAGGTGCAGAAGGCCCGATCAGAACAGACCAAAGAGATCGACCGAGAAAGGGAGCAGCACAAAAGGGAAGAGGCCATCCAGCATTTCAAAGCACTCATGTCTGATATG GTACGCTCTTCAGACGCAACATGGTCAGACACCCGCCGCAATCTGCGTAAGGACCATCGCTGGGAGTCTGCATCTCTGCTGGAgcgagaggagaaggagaagctgTTCAACGAACATGTAGAAGCACtggcaaagaagaagaaagagcatTTCAGACAGCTGCTGGATGAGACCAGCATG ATCACTCTGACAACGACATGGAAAGAGGTGAAGAAGGTCATCAAGGAAGACCCTCGCTGTATAAAGTTCTCCTCCAGTGACAGA AAAAGACAGCGAGAGTTTGAAGACTACATTAAAGACAAATATATTACCGCCAAGGCTGACTTCAGGACCCTGCTAAAGGAGACAAAGTTCATTACTTACAG GTCGAGAAAGCTGATCCAAGAGTCGGAGCAGCATCTGAAAGATGTGGAGAAGATCCTTCAGAACGACAAGCGGTACCTCGTTCTGGAGTGCGTCCCCGAGGAGCGCAGGAAGCTCATCATGTTCTACATCGAAGACTTAGACCGCCGTGGACCACCGCCTCCACCCACCGCCTCTGAGCCCACTCGACGCTCTACTAAGTGA
- the pcyox1l gene encoding prenylcysteine oxidase 1-like, whose product MGGFHLQLFALVLAAWSAFGDREASAHVDGAPPSRIAVVGAGIGGSATAHFLRQHFGPEVQMDVFEKGDVGGRLATVTVNHNDYESGGSIIHSLNLHMQEFVKQLGLKYRRNVAGKTAVFNGEEVILEETDWYLLDLFRLWWRYGISFIRLQMWVEEIMEKFMRVYKYQAHGYAFSSVEELLNSLGGSGFINMTKRPLSDSLLELGVSQRFIDEVIAPVMRINYGQNVSIPAFVGAVSLAGAQNNLWAVEGGNKLVCSGLLKMANTNLLQAQVNSISPVLSGEALQYQLNYTTADGEESELYDIVVLATPLQDSVGSGLRFKGFSPPFDQLPGKYHSTVATIVHGYLNTSFFGFPDPRLFPFASVLTTETPAVFFNSVASVCPVNISTGFRRKQPQEAGVYKVFSPQPLDKSQLKTLFRSYYSVQVQEWQAYPHYGSSQELPPVELHPNLYYLNGIEWAGSAMEMSSVAAKNIALLAYHRWNRQTDMVDQKDLMHRIKTEL is encoded by the exons ATGGGCGGCTTTCACCTCCAGCTTTTCGCTCTGGTGCTGGCAGCCTGGTCGGCTTTCGGAGACCGGGAGGCATCCGCTCATGTCGACGGAGCTCCACCTTCAAGAATAG CGGTGGTCGGAGCCGGGATTGGAGGCAGCGCCACGGCTCATTTCCTGCGGCAACACTTTGGCCCTGAGGTGCAGATGGACGTTTTTGAAAAGGGTGACGTTGGAGGCCGTCTGGCTACTGTAACCGTCAATCACAATGACTACGAGTCTGGAGGCTCCATCATCCACTCCCTCAACCTCCATATGCAGGAGTTTGTCAAACAGCTGG GTTTGAAATATCGGCGGAATGTGGCAGGGAAGACGGCGGTTTTTAACGGGGAAGAGGTgattctggaggagacggacTGGTACTTGCTGGATCTGTTCCGCCTGTGGTGGCGCTACGGAATCAGTTTTATACGCCTACAAATGTGGGTGGAGGAGATTATGGAGAAATTTATGAG GGTCTATAAGTACCAGGCCCACGGCTACGCTTTCAGCTCCGTGGAGGAACTCCTGAACTCTCTTGGAGGCAGCGGCTTCATCaacatgaccaagaggccgctcTCTGATTCGCTGCTGGAGCTGGGTGTGTCGCAGCGCTTCATTGATGAGGTCATCGCACCCGTCATGAGGATCAACTATGGCCAGAACGTCAGCATCCCTGCTTTTGTAG gCGCTGTGTCTTTAGCTGGTGCCCAGAACAACCTGTGGGCGGTGGAAGGAGGCAACAAGCTTGTATGTTCTGGCCTGTTGAAGATGGCCAACACTAACCTGCTGCAGGCACAAGTCAACTCCATTTCCCCTGTCCTCTCAG GGGAGGCACTTCAGTACCAGCTTAATTACACCACAGCAGATGGGGAGGAATCGGAGCTGTATGACATCGTAGTGTTGGCGACTCCACTCCAGGACAGTGTCGGGTCTGGACTCCGGTTCAAAGGTTTTTCACCGCCCTTTGACCAGCTGCCCGGCAAATATCACAGCACCGTAGCAACCATCGTTCACGGTTACCTCAACACGTCGTTCTTTGGTTTCCCGGACCCTCGCCTGTTTCCATTTGCCAGCGTTCTGACAACAGAAACCCCCGCGGTGTTCTTCAACAGTGTAGCCAGCGTTTGTCCCGTCAACATCTCAACGGGCTTCAGGCGCAAGCAGCCACAGGAGGCCGGGGTTTACAAGGTGTTCTCGCCACAACCGCTGGACAAGTCGCAGCTCAAAACACTCTTCAG GTCGTACTACTCGGTGCAGGTGCAGGAGTGGCAGGCCTACCCTCACTACGGCAGCAGCCAGGAACTGCCGCCAGTGGAGCTTCACCCCAATCTCTACTACCTCAACGGCATCGAGTGGGCCGGCAGCGCCATGGAGATGAGCTCAGTGGCAGCCAAGAACATCGCTCTGCTGGCGTACCACCGCTGGAACAGACAGACGGACATGGTGGACCAGAAAGATCTGATGCACAGGATCAAGACTGAGCTATGA
- the tcerg1b gene encoding transcription elongation regulator 1 isoform X1, whose product MADQAENETIGFNDNRMAQQAVRFRSPAPAPAPVQTPVLRGPPPLLRPPPPPFGMMRGPPPRPPFARPPFDPNMPPIPPPGAMPPPIGPPHLQRPPFLPPPVGNLPPPPGMLFPPGMPPVPTSGNPALNPAEEIWVENKTPEGKAYYYNARTRESAWSKPEGVKIIQQSELNPLLVAGAAGSGASVGVTAAVSSSSGNTTASTAAAASSTQAPSSTPSRTHTSSPDSITTLSPSVSIAATIVADLAPVPAVTSTVSVSPVTVVTVSTVPSPVTAVQTMPLLPAALPHSVAQPTAAIPAFPPVMVPPFRVPLPGMHIPLPGVAMMQIVGAPCVKAGPSTNGMLPGMGPPLVSMMHPQLSLSAAPASMAGSLQLPEWSEYKTADGKTYYYNNRTLESTWEKPFALIEKEKEAEKIRERLAQEEAEAMAMEDEENKTENTNNEREEPKEEEMTEEEKAAQKARPIATNPIPGTPWCVVWTGDDRVFFYNPTTRLSMWDRPEELVGRADVDKHIQEPPHKRGLEDSKKIGVSVKEEPEISIATEDNQDEEPSKAKKRKKEDTKEADSEKEAAMEAELRAARERAIVPLEARMTQFREMLLERGVSAFSTWDKELHKIVFDPRYLLLNPKERKQVFDQYVKTRAEEERKEKKNKLMQAKDEFRRMMEEGKLTPRTTFSEFALKHGRDPRFKTIEKMKDREAIFVEFITAMRKREKEDSKSRGEKVKQDFFDLLSDQHIEGSQRWSKVKERLETDPRYKAVESSALREELFKQYMEKQAKSIDIDKERELERQARIEASLREREREVQKARSEQTKEIDREREQHKREEAIQHFKALMSDMVRSSDATWSDTRRNLRKDHRWESASLLEREEKEKLFNEHVEALAKKKKEHFRQLLDETSMITLTTTWKEVKKVIKEDPRCIKFSSSDRKRQREFEDYIKDKYITAKADFRTLLKETKFITYRSRKLIQESEQHLKDVEKILQNDKRYLVLECVPEERRKLIMFYIEDLDRRGPPPPPTASEPTRRSTK is encoded by the exons aGACCTCCATTCCTTCCCCCTCCCGTTGGTAACCTACCACCTCCTCCGGGGATGCTGTTTCCTCCAGGGATGCCCCCTGTTCCTACATCTGGAAACCCTGCACTCAACCCTGCAGAGGAGATCTGGGTAGAGAACAAGACGCCAGAGGGAAAG GCATATTACTACAATGCCCGGACCAGAGAATCAGCATGGAGTAAACCAGAAGGTGTGAAGATCATCCAGCAGTCTGAACTTAACCCCCTTCTTGTTGCGGGGGCTGCAGGTTCAGGTGCAAGTGTGGGGGTGACTGCGGCTGTCAGCTCAAGCAGTGGCAACACGACAGCCAGCACAGCGGCTGCAGCCTCCTCCACTCAGGCGCCATCCTCAACCCCGTCTCGCACACACACCTCCAGTCCGGACTCAATCACCACCCTTTCACCCTCAGTGAGCATTGCAG ccACCATTGTAGCAGACCTCGCCCCTGTTCCCGCAGTGACCTCAACTGTTTCTGTGTCGCCAGTCACCGTGGTGACTGTTTCCACGGTGCCATCACCTGTAACGGCGGTTCAGACCATGCCTCTGCTGCCGGCAGCCCTGCCTCACAGTGTGGCCCAGCCCACCGCAGCCATACCTGCCTTCCCCCCTGTCATGGTGCCACCTTTCAGGGTGCCTTTGCCCGGCATGCACATCCCTCTACCAG GTGTAGCAATGATGCAGATAGTAGGTGCACCGTGTGTAAAGGCAGGCCCCAGCACCAACG GCATGCTCCCTGGTATGGGCCCGCCTTTGGTCTCCATGATGCATCCCCAGCTGTCACTTTCAGCAGCCCCTGCCTCCATGGCCGGATCACTGCAGCTCCCCGAGTGGTCAGAGTACAAAACAGCTGATGGCAAAACTTACTACTACAACAACCGCACACTGGAGTCCACCTGGGAGAAGCCATTTGCCCTCATAGAGAAAG AAAAAGAAGCGGAAAAGATCAGAGAACGTCTTGCCCAGGAGGAAGCCGAGGCGATGGCGATGGAGGATGAGGAAAACAAAACCGAAAACACTAATAATGAGAGAGAG GAGCCTAAAGAAGAAGAGatgacagaagaagaaaaggcaGCTCAGAAAGCCAGACCCATAGCCACCAACCCAATCCCTGGCACACCCTG GTGTGTTGTATGGACGGGCGATGATCGTGTGTTTTTCTACAACCCGACAACACGGCTGTCCATGTGGGACCGTCCCGAGGAGTTGGTTGGTCGAGCTGATGTTGACAAGCACATCCAGGAGCCGCCGCACAAGAGAGGCCTGGAGGATAGCAAGAAGATCG GTGTCAGTGTCAAGGAGGAGCCAGAGATATCCATCGCTACTGAAGATAATCAGGACGAGGAGCCGAGCAaagctaaaaaaagaaa GAAGGAGGACACGAAAGAAGCAGATTCAGAGAAGGAAGCAGCTATGGAGGCAGAGCTCCGAGCCGCCAGAGAAAGGGCTATAGTGCCACTGGAGGCCAGGATGACCCAGTTCAGAGAAATGTTGCTGGAGAGAGGG GTGTCTGCATTCTCAACTTGGGACAAAGAGCTTCACAAGATAGTGTTTGACCCACGTTACCTTCTGCTCAACCCAAAAGAGAGGAAACAG GTTTTTGATCAGTATGTGAAGACGcgagcagaggaggagaggaaggagaagaagaacaaaCTGATGCAGGCCAAAGATGAGTTCAGGAGGATGATGGAGGAGGGGAAGCTCACACCAAG AACAACATTTAGTGAATTTGCTCTGAAGCACGGCAGAGATCCACGATTTAAGACCATAGAGAAGATGAAGGACAGGGAGGCCATCTTCGTGGAATTCATCACCGCCATGAGGAAAAGGGAGAAGGAGGACTCCAAAAGCAGAGGAGAGAAG GTAAAGCAAGACTTTTTTGATCTGCTAAGTGATCAGCACATAGAGGGAAGTCAGCGGTGGAGCAAAGTGAAAGAGAGGCTGGAGACAGACCCACGATACAAGGCTGTGGAGAGCTCTGCACTCAGAGAGGAACTTTTCAAACAGTACATGGAGAAACAGGCCAAG AGCATCGACATTGACAAGGAAAGAGAGCTGGAGCGGCAGGCGCGCATTGAGGCCAGCCTCAGAGAGAGGGAGCGGGAGGTGCAGAAGGCCCGATCAGAACAGACCAAAGAGATCGACCGAGAAAGGGAGCAGCACAAAAGGGAAGAGGCCATCCAGCATTTCAAAGCACTCATGTCTGATATG GTACGCTCTTCAGACGCAACATGGTCAGACACCCGCCGCAATCTGCGTAAGGACCATCGCTGGGAGTCTGCATCTCTGCTGGAgcgagaggagaaggagaagctgTTCAACGAACATGTAGAAGCACtggcaaagaagaagaaagagcatTTCAGACAGCTGCTGGATGAGACCAGCATG ATCACTCTGACAACGACATGGAAAGAGGTGAAGAAGGTCATCAAGGAAGACCCTCGCTGTATAAAGTTCTCCTCCAGTGACAGA AAAAGACAGCGAGAGTTTGAAGACTACATTAAAGACAAATATATTACCGCCAAGGCTGACTTCAGGACCCTGCTAAAGGAGACAAAGTTCATTACTTACAG GTCGAGAAAGCTGATCCAAGAGTCGGAGCAGCATCTGAAAGATGTGGAGAAGATCCTTCAGAACGACAAGCGGTACCTCGTTCTGGAGTGCGTCCCCGAGGAGCGCAGGAAGCTCATCATGTTCTACATCGAAGACTTAGACCGCCGTGGACCACCGCCTCCACCCACCGCCTCTGAGCCCACTCGACGCTCTACTAAGTGA